Part of the Tribolium castaneum strain GA2 chromosome 4, icTriCast1.1, whole genome shotgun sequence genome is shown below.
tttgaattttctaATTAACACTTCGTAATAAGGCTTCGAACGAATATCGTCGCACTTAATTACGGCaaaggttttttatttttgtcgaaTTGAGGCTTTTCTGCCAAGTCAAGCCGACTTTCCTTTAACAACAAAAGCGTGAGTGGAAAGTGTGGCAAAATTTACGGAAGTTAATTCACTCCACTAGGATGTGAAATCGGGAAGAAAATTGCACACACACACCAGTGTCAAGTAAATGTTTCCGAGTAAAAATAGGTGGGTTTTAAAGTATGTACGTGTGAGACGAGTTTTTAATAACGATATTATTTCTTAGGAGTGACGGTGTTTGTGCAAACATCTGCTTGAATAGCGCATTATTGATGACTATTGATGCCTTTATTGTATTATTGATGTGGATTGTGGAGGCAAAACGTGGCTTTGTTTACGTAGGTCACTCTACATACCGCAGTAATACGGTGGTATTGTTTGTACCGATTTGCATGCTCTGTGATTTAAAATGTACACATTTGTCTGAAATTTTATGCTGTTTGCTTGACCTAACGATTTACGAAATAAAACATCTGTTAAAATATTATGCTAACatacagttaaataaatattgtactaaaatttaccaaacaatGGTGTATTAtattgtttaaacaaattttaatttaaaatgttgttgcaaaaatggtggatgcgccgggtcaatCGGCTAACCCACAaacagaatttaattttggtggtTATTTTGGGTAAACAACAATGCCCAATTGATTTTTGCTAGCGCTAGTTGTTATTCTGATCTCGAGCAGTCATGCATCTGAGGCTATAAAAAAGAACGTTCGAAGAGCATTACAACATCTCGATTTTATGACTTCAGGTGGACAAATCAATATCCAATGAATACTGGTTACTGATTTTTGAagaggaaacataaaatttgaaCATTCAATTCAGTCATGCTAGTCGAAAATTAGAAACGTtacgtaagaaataaaaacaaatacttTATAGACTTGTTTACGAATCCAAAAAGGTAAAGAATTATGCACGTTCTTTAGTACACAGGTTGAAgcacttttaaaaatagaattgCATGACAAAGTGGACTAACTCTTCCTCACATGCAAATTTTTACTGGTCAGTTGGAACAACATTTCCAaacatgaaaattttttgcaacttgCTACAAATAAATAACCTAGAAAGTATgcaatattttaatacaacTAACGTACAGTAAAgcttgttttgtttaaaatattctacttaaagttggaaataataaaacaacataTGTTTCCCGattgtaaaatataaaaatttgttttgtctCTTTATACCTATAGGTAGCTCAGGGATGCAGgcgtttcattattatttcattcttTACGCggaaatggaaaaataatatatttcgAGTTTCGACTTTTGTTAGACACTTCAAAACATTCGTTTGAAAGCTGTAATAATATATTGCCTATTGATCGtattgcttttttatgcaaaaggaTTTTGTTGTGAAGTGTGTATGAGCACGAAACAATTATGTAATTACATGGAAGAGTTAGTTATTATCGTCGATAATAGAgctgtataaaatttaaaatgctttttgtttttacccttttattaaaaaaatatcagataactatttattttaaatggacaGGAAAAATCACTTTGTTAAATTGAAACTGCAGTAATAGTGCAGTCCTAATTttgtacagtttttttaaaacatttgtttgcaaaaatggTTCTTGTTTTAATTACTCGTAGTTTGGTGTAGGGAAAATCAATGCAAATATTGTTGTGACTTGTTTTGTttccaataaataataataaacaatttctatttaaaaGCTTGATATCAGTTACGAGCAAAGTGGCTAAAAGCCCACTTTTGCTCAAATGTAACActttaataaaacttaaaatgaTCCATCACCCTTTTATAAAGTCATATTTTCCCAGCTGCCACAATTTCGTTCATACAATTGtgtttacaaaaaagttcGTTGTACTCGTgaatagttttaaaattattgtataGGTTGTGAGTTTTCCACGAAGCAGTTAATAATTATGTATATGAACGCTAGCTCGCACAatgctttttaataaaattttattattgtgagtCGTTTTTGATCTTATTAAagcttttgttttttatcttttaatttaaattttaaaatttaaaaatttctttacttgtagttttttaaaaaagttggtaaagtatattattacaatttagaaaattataaCACAGATAAAGTCAAATattattagaaattttaagaatctatataatttaaaaatttttgtcacaggtaattttttatgagTTTAATACAATCGCTCCACAGCACTTCACAGCAATAATTTTCTAACCTTTTGCTATGTTGTATGTTTAGTTGGGATGACCTGAGTTGAAAGGATTTATGAGTTAGTGATTTACCAAAGAAATTATATCTGGATATTAATAACCTTATTTGTAAAAGCCATATTTACTCAATGtaaacttgtgtttttttgccttatACATTTGTTAAGtttgaccaaatttttatgtccatttttatcactaaaaaaaaacattacaatataattttgtcaagtttggcacaaatggtggatgcgccgggttagtaGGTCAATATAAAACTTTGCCAATTCCCATTATAGtcactttcaaacttattgaAATGTGTTTACAAGTTATCTTATCTTTGACTTAAATTCCCGCATCAACTACAGACAACTCAATTACCCTAATAAACCtacaagaaataaattaattttaacgaaatgaCACAAACATGTGCTCACTTTTTGAATAACATTTAAGgcaattttcttattgttgCTTAAAACTAAAGCAAgaaatttacgaaaaaacttgtttaagcTATGATTAAGCTCGTGCTTGTTAGTGTAACATCAACAACATGCTCTAaaactacatttgtttaaaagtttaaagaCACTTGATACTCAATTTTAAAACAGCCTATATGTAATGTTTTGCGAAAAAGTACAGATATTTTAATCACattaagcaataaaaataaattaatctgtattttttctaaaaaaatatatttctttGTGAAATTACTAGCTTCCAAAAGTTACTCCAAAagattaatttacatttttattcagtaaaaaaacttattgaatttttgtaaaatttgagatgcattctttattttaataagtaaACAGTGCAAACTCGTAAAACATTGGACTACAAAGCCTCACTTACATAAATATAGACCCCCTCATATAGACTTAAAAAAcctatttatttaccaaaatttttacatttggaCAGACTGATGTTTCGCTAACTATCGTACCATTATCGGTTACagttaaaaattacataatttacaGTTAAACTAATATATTGaatcttatttttaaaattttaaaaattaaaaaacgcttaaaaaatcctataaaaaataattatctgtcttttgatttaataattgttgtttaaagaattaataaagtgttgctgtaataattttgaaatgcCAAAGGTTGGTTTCAATATATTAATTAGACTGACAAATACGTAATTTTAGTAACCttatttgtaaaaatctaaattaacACGATGAAAACTTGTGGTTTTTTGACCTATACAATTGTTATGCTTGACCCAGTTTCTTAtgtctatttttttagtagaaaaaaacatcaaagtGTAATTTTGGCAAGTTTGGCACtgatggtggatgcgccgggttagtgGGTCAAGCTGTAACTTGGCCAATTTCCATTATAGtcactttcaaacttattgaAATGTGTTTACAAGTTCTTTGACTTAAAATCCCGCATCAACCATAAACAACTCAATTACTTTAATAAACCTTCAAGAACATGTGTTCACTTTTTACCCAACATTTGAGCCATTTCTCTCATAGTAACTCAAAACTGAAGCAAACAATTTCCGAAAAAACTTGTTGGGCTTTAATTAAGCTCGTGCTAATTAGCGTAATACCACCAACATGCTCTAAAACAACATTTCTATCTCTCCTCGCGCACAGTACCCGACGGTGATGACTCCCGCCGGCCTACTCCTGCTCTCGCTGGCGATGGCCTCCACTAGCCCCGGAAGTGCGTATTTCTCCGCCTCCCTCTTCAACCGCTCCCTCTCCCGGAAGCACTCCGGCAAAACCACGGTGCCGTCGCGTAAGAAATCCAACACGTACCGAAACAGCACGCCGTCGCGATCGAGGAAATATCGACCCTTGGCATCCTGGGTGATCGGCTCCCTGCCGGTGAAGATGGCGTTCAGCTGGGAGTCGGGCTGGCTGACGAGGGTCTTGAGTGTGGTGGTGTAGAGCACGCCGCCGATGTTCAGTTCTATCACCGATGGGAAATCGCACCCCGACATGCTTACGGAGAGGCTGCTTGGCCCAAACTGGGGATGCGAGGCAGCGAAAGCCTCCCCTCTCTGCTCGGGCATGGCGGAGAGAGACGACGAGAAAGgggttttaaattattttatggaAAGATCAAGTTTTTCGGACGGGGACTGTCAAAGAGGCTGCGAATCGGATGAATGGAGGTCAGagttaaatacttttttatttaaagttaaaggTGAAAATTTGAGAACTTTGccggattttttttgtacagaaAGGTATCAGTCGGTAATCattaaaagtttgttttttcacGAAAAGTTAGAGCAGGGAAAGTGAATATTAGCGATAAGCCCCAAGAATACTCGTTAACAATGTAAGTATGGTAGAACATAACTTAATCgcttttattaattgtatttaaatCTCTGAAGCCAATTGGATCGTTTGTTGTAAAGCTCAATTCTAgcgtttcttttttttcagttttgtgaTTGGTCGAAATGTAAAGCccaaatcaaaaaactgaaacgAAGTTATCTGACCATATATTTCAGACAGAGAGAAAGCTTCAATTGTTGTAtggtttcataatttttaattgcggattaactgtgtctaaggCTACATGATAAAAAGGTTTGATAAAGTaaaacttgctttaatttttattgaaagtgttttgaaaaaatctacataaaattctgaaactgGCTTTTTTAGTTGTATTCAAGTGTTTCATTAGCTATTTCTTTTACTGTAGTTAAAATTTGGAAGCAGATGGTTCTCTAGGTGTAAATGTTTTCTGTACTTCCAAAGACATCAATTGATGAATAGATGTTGTAAATACGAGTGattgaataaacattttgtacatattttacaacaaattatgtgtaataaaaataaatgtgtagtaatgtaataattgcaaaaatggtggatgcgccgggtcaaaATGtactttgtaaattaatataaaagtTGAATACTTAGTACTTATGTAAAACTGTACAAGTTATAACATTGGTCATTTGAGTTACTGTTTGAAGAAACAGTGCGTTTTAAAGCGCACGGATTCTAGGTAAGTTAtacagttttaaataaaattaccaaaataaatatttaagcgCGACAAAGTAAACcacttgttttaaaaattgtgataaaaatACTTAAAGCGTTTAGCAGAAAAAGAGCTAAAACTTCCTGTAAGGGGGAGAAAGAATTCTTAAaataacttcatttttcccaaagtgtttacaaagaaattaagtattctaataataaatgtgtgattttttgacgaaaaatttaaaacgtaataaaaaaagtaaaatactTGCGATACGCTGAGAGAACATACCTTAATCGCCCTTATTAATTGTACAAAGTTCTGAAGCCAGTtgaattgctttaaattattgtatgGAAAGAGCAAATTTTTCGGATGAAGATTATCAAGAGGTTGCGAATCGAATAAATGGAGGTCAAAGTTAAGtacgtttttatttaaagtttaagGAGAAAATCTGAGAACTTTGCCGGATTTTTAAAAAgcaatcattaaaaaattgttcttttgaCAGAAAGTTCTTGCAGGGAAAGTGAATATTAGCGATAAGCCTTAAGAATACTCGTTAAAATACATATAAGTATGGTAAAACTTAAGTCCCGGAAACCAATTCGATCGTTTGTTCTAAAGCTTAATTCTACCATTTCCTTTATTTTATACTGGTGATTGGTTGAAAAGTGTAacttcaattaaaaaactgaaataatcaGATCAGATATCTGACGGCAATTCAGGGACTTTTCTACTTCCGATTAACTTTGGATACGTTTGTCTAATTTTGTATATGTCCGACATGATCTCGTCCTGACCTTGGTACTTTAGCAGAGACACGATTTCATACCAcagtttttagtaaaaataaattatttatccaaaaaaattgttttgcacCAATTGACATTGTTATTTGTCGCGTCGGATGTGCAGAAAGccataattgaaaataaatactaGTCATTGGTGACGTCACTTTCAATGTTCATGATGTTGCCGAAATTGGACTGGATATCGGTGCCGGGAGTTTAGACAGAGCCATAACTTAATAGCAGcagaaatggtggatgcgccgggtctaAACACATTTTGTAAAGTATTGTTGAATTTGAATACTTACTTCTGTGAAACTatataaagtaattaaaaatcatttaagtTTCTGTTAGAAAAAACAATGCGACATAAAACGCACAATCTTCTTTATAtgttatataaatttaaacaaaattactaaaataataaaacttctATAAAGCGGAGAAACAatccttaaaataactcagtttttttttgaaaagtaattttttgtaatgagaCTGTCAAAAAGAATGCGAATCGAATGAATGGAAATTAGAGTTAAGTACTTTTTTATTCAGTGTTAAAGGTTGAAATTTGGGAACTTTgccgaatttttttgtacggTAAGTTATCAGTCAGTAATCattaaaagtttgttttttgacgaaaagtTCGAGCAGGAAAAGTGAATATTAGCGATAAGCCCCAAGCACACGcattaaaatataagtaaTTTAATCATctttatttatctttattcGTCTGAAACAAATTAGATCGTTTGTTGCTTGTGCTTCCAAGGGCATTAATTGCTGGGTAGATGTTGTAAAGACGAGTGATTACAtaaactttttgtattttacgaTGATTTATGCACCGagtaaaaaatccaaaaaaaggTTGTTTgcctttttgttaaaatagaaCATGCAATATAAAActttcagctttttggtttgttgtagagttttaaaaaaataaaatgattgtttAAACGTGACAAAGTAAACcacttataaaaattgtgctaaaataattaatgcatTTAGCAGGAAACCTTCCTGTAAAGCGAAGAAAGAatcgttaaaataatttcgtttttcCAAAGTAGCAAAATTGAGAGCAATCTGTTTATACAGAAACTGagtattttgataaataaagttTGTACTTTTAACACAAAGtttagaaaaagttttattaaaataaaaataaatcgtaaAACGTAACTTAATCGCCCTTATTAAATGTACTGAAGTCTCTGAAGCCAATTGGATCGTTTGTTGTAAAGCTCAATTCTACCGTTCCTTTTATTGCAATCTTGCAATTGGATAAAATGTGAAACcccaatcaaaaaaataaaatgaacttATCTGATCAGATATTTCAGATAGAGAAACAGCATCAGTTGTTGCTAAAGCGACAATTGTTCATAATTGTAGTTTCTGACTTTGGATTGACCTACGTATTACCTACGTAATAcctcaattaattaattatagtatccaacactaaaattttttgtttagaaaaaaaataagaaaaactcTCTTTAATATTTGTAGGAAATGATTTAGAAAAATCTTACTAAATGTTCTTCTAAAAGTTttctttcagaaaaaaaaaatgttacctctgtatctataaattaataaactaataaataaaatgtagtTAGTACGATTAGTTTAATAAGCAAagtgtaataatttaatatatgTAAAATGGTagatttttgaacaattttaatCGAATTCTTTTGAAATACGCACAAATAActtagtttaattaattttggttaatttttgacaaaaataaataaaaaaatgtacacaGTAAGTAAAGTACTTATGTACTTATGTCGAAGTATTTACTTATGTTAAATATGCAAACTAAAGAAAAGTtcttttgagtttttgttaaaaaaaatagtgccACATATGCATATAATAACACATGCTTatctttttaatatgttgtaaatttttaaacacgattactaaaataattatttaaagcgACAAAGTAAAccacttgtttaaaaatttgtgctaagaataattaattcatttagcAGAGAAACAGCTGAAACTTCCTGTAAAGCGAAGAAAGAATCCTTAAAATAACTTCGCTTTACCAAAATAGCCAAGTGTTTATacggaaatataaaattttaaaattaaataccaATTTACgttattgttttaatacaattaatttgtCTGTAATAAGtagtattttatttcaaataaataatatgcaTAAAAAATTCACGAATTGTTTGGCACATACACAACACATAAATCTATACACAACTAGTAGTTGTTAATTCTTGAACcgtaaaaatgtttatgtGCTTCCAAACACATCAATAGATgcagtttattatttaatatatttgtaTTTTACGTTGGTTtatatgtaacaaaaattaaagtagaATACTCCAATAGCTGtagaaatggtggatgcgccaaaccAAAAGTcactttgtaaaatattttagaatttgAAATACTTATGTAAACCTATACCAATTACAACGAAGGTCATTTGAGTGTGTGTTAAAAAAGACACATAAAATACACACCTtggttttttataaatttttaaacaaaattactaaaataattatttaaacgcGACAAAGTAAACCACTTATTTTAGAATTTGTGCtaagaataataaatgcatTTAGCAGGAAAACAGCTCAAACTTCCAGCAAAGCGGAGAAAGaattcttaaaataactcagttttaccaaaataatttacgtattgttttaaatagaaatggttttttatttgatataaaaaaattgcataaaaatttCACGTTTAGTTTGGCACTTATCTCCAGCTGCAGTGAACGACTTTTCTAACGACACATTTACTTTCATGTctactaaaattttataactccTATTGAAAGCATTTAATTCTGTAGTGCACAAAGCACCAAAAATCACTTATAAAACCCACACAACAAGCCTGTAAAACCCGAAACgtggaaatttaaatttcgtctctaAACTTGTGCATGCACATAAATAATCGAGCTGCTTCTACATCATATGCAGTAACGATTCAAATCCTCAGCATGTGCCACAAATTAGTTATCACATTTCATGTTCCGTGCGGATGTCTAAGCCAGAATACAAATCGTTGCTGATGTAGATCTCCTAATTACGAAATAACACAAGCGGGGTTCTTTAAACCGTcgttttaaacaaattgtCTTGTCACGTTTTATGACGCGCAATTGtacataaatttgaatttaatccGAGTAATGCGGTGATCAATTTCTATAAAGGCTTTCTGTGGAAATGAAATGTCAGGTATTTAAATTCACGCAAGGAAAAAgcgaaataaaaacgaaaaaatggtTAAATAATGCATCAAAATTCTTGCGGAATGTCGAAGAAAATTGAGTTTCGCACTCGATAATTTGGGGATTTGAGGTGGAAAATAAGAATGCAAATTGCGCATAcatttaaatacgaaaaatgGTGCCAATTAAATGACGTcgcattaatttaattacgtttCGTTAATTAGGCACACATCAGTTGTTAACGCGTGGAGCGAAAGCCAtttgcttaattaaatttttaaatggatGGCACTTTTAAATCTCTCAAATTGCGACAAGATTGATTCAAGATAAGTTGAATAAATCgcgtatttttttgaatttgtttttgaaactttGCGATCCTATTATATTGATAAATTGTTCTCGGGCTCGTTTCGGATTAACGTAGCTGACGATATCGAGTGTTTGAAGCACCGAAAAAGATTAAACTGGAGCAGGCGGATTTCAGTTAGCAGGTGCGACACATTTTGCGATACTTAGTGCGTGTAATGCCACGATTGgcttaattaaaaagtgttcattttttcctaatttcaaaatgccagaaagatttttaataattaattgtcaGTTTCAAACATAGCAATTGttgaaaaaacattgtttgtaTAACGTTTTCAAAGCTGTTTTTTgaggtttttttatttttgcctaAAGGTCTTGATAAAAATCTAAGATTCTCAAAAAACGCTTAGCACacttattataataataactatttttactgaaaacaactaacgtttgattttttaaattgtgactTCTTGTAGCGAGAAGAATTTAATTAGCTGACTAAAATTAGCTTGCCTCAGTAACTTTCCTAATTAAACATGTTTACGTTtaaactacggatatctaaaagttaggaacgacgtacaaataaaacgttcccgtctGAAATAGTTCCTATAAAGTCACCAGAGGGCGCAGTTGTTCCACtaccgtctaagttttcaaagcaataaatttgaaaaaatagttgTACTCATTTAACGGTTAAcacatcaaacaaaaaaatactaacagacaaaagcattaaattctaacaacaagacataaacataatgcaaaaaaatatcgtaaactatatttaaaaaaatttcaaacttttactaatttgcactctgcccaatatttaagtttttatataatttttttctcaagttTTAGCGTCAGTTGTTCTCAGTCTGTTAACAGTGCAAAGCACAACATTCCTGCATTTTTCTGCaagtaattagtaaattagttgggtttaatagttatttatttaatgagtttgagtgtaaatcggacgctttatttcacgagtagATTTataaccacgagtgaaaacgagtggtttatcatccacgaggcgaaataaataaaccgatttacacaaaaacgagttgaatacaacattttattcttcgaaatagactcagcaaggcttaaaattgctttaaaatcgttaaaaataatctgacgtttcatactgagaaatgccaaacagttgtcaaaacatccttacacaggagaaaaaccgtaaattttgacagtgtcgaaaaataaattaattaaaaactatttgacTCCAATACGGTTTAAtgctcgaagcgccctcatttttactctgccgtactatCTTTTATGTTCAGAAAATGGTTACGTCTCCTAAgctatagtcctccgtagtttAGACAAATCGAATAaatgaatcaaaaaaaaaacagagaaaaCTTGTAAAATAGCTTTTCGAAACCCTATATAAATTATTGCTCGAAATAAtaaggtaatttttaaataattcccAAAAGAGGTGATTTGGTAAAGCTCCATTAAATCAACTTCAGCGCATGCAATAAGCGTTCTCCTGAGCATGTAACCAATAATTACgtaaatttaatgtaataaGCGACgtcgtaaataaatttaataactttCGTAGCAACTTGCTGCAGTGCTGTATAAATAAGCTATGAAAAAGAGAATTAAATTACTTCATCTACAAGCTTGCTGAATGactttgtgttatttttttaaaaggatGTTGATGTTTTTGTCCAGGCCAATAAAGTGTTTTTCACACATCGTTCTAATAAAAGCACAATATTTCTTCTTAACGCTGAAAGGCAGAGAAAGTTTGTAGGCCAATAATAAGAGGAACAAAAACATCCAAAATTAGGGTACTTTTTGTTGACAATAAGTGGCATATCTGGGAATGTGACCCAGATGAGAGCCAATTCCACTTCCTTAGCCGCTTAACttgaattttgtaataaaatttaataaagtcgcttttatttaaaacaaaaggaAAAGTGTAACAGTTTTACATTAAACTTACTAGCACTCCTTTGAGTTTAAATCTCGACAAAAAGTAAACGCTTTGAGAAAGTTTTAACGATATTTTGCTTCAGACTTATTATATTGCTAGCAATTTCAACGAAACTGGACAAGTTCTCCTTACTGATGCGGCTTTTCATATGCACAGCTTTTTATTCAGATTCTCTAACGAAATAGACGTGGAGCGGAAGTTGAGCACGACCTCGTATCACTAGACAATAGAACGGAAACGGAAATGCAGAAAGTTTGCCAAAGTATGGAAGCATAATAAGCCGGTGTAAATAAATACAGCTGAAACCCCATAAGGCGATTTTTGCATTGCGCATGAGCAttagattaatttttaataactttataTTGTATTGTACGTGTATACATATAAAATTGACCACCAGATATCGAATTTGTTTTTGCGAGgttaaatgaatgaaaaatttgttgcTTTACATCTGTAAAGTTTACTTTAAGTTTaaggtttttaaaaattttttcacaaaattttgcaaaataagtgGGTTTCTAgctgaaaaataaacaatacgAACTGATGTTGAACGAAATCTTGCAAAACCATTGTGTTTTAGGCTGAACAAGTTCTGAATCTCTTTAAAAAGAGaacaaacttttgtttttcgaCTTaagttagtaatttttgatttcgaatttttcgaaatgatTTAATTCAATAGCAAGCCTAAATTAGTAGTTTTTGTATAAAgatgcttgaaaaaaaattgacgataatttgaacaacatttttttgttattttttaataacataatattaaaaataataataaataaataataatattaaaaacacaCATGTTAACACACATGCTGCTGTTTTGGAGTCAAAAACGGGCAAAACATCATAAAGATATAGAATCAAACAATCTTCTTTTAGTGTTGAGAATTTTTGAttcaaaatttctttcaaTGATATCTTTGAAATGGAAAATCAACTTACGTGCTTAGAAGATtccaaaacattattttttgtttcttaattttatatttttgggtaaagttttaaagtattgaattgaaaaaaatgctaaaatagttaaagaaatgtttttttttatttaattgtctAATTTGAACTGATTAATGCAAAATATTTGCTTATGGAAAAAATGCGAATTAAGTAAAATATGACGAAAATATAAACCAGGAATTGTAACACATGAGAACATAAGAGAGGATCAAGGTAAGGAACGAGaaaaataagattttaaacgtttaaaaattttaaacgtaaCTACAACttaataaaggtaaaaatatcGTTTAATCAACTTGAAAATATATAAGAAAAGACCGGAAAGAACGTAAACAGAAAAGTGTAACatcttttttcttaaaagctaaaaaaatatttcgtacCAAAAGACTTAACTATTTCATTtcgaaaaaactgaaaaaaaaatcttttattttttttgcaaatttctgtattttttacaatattttaaaacaaaattctgtcaaattgtaaacatatcgtctaaaatttt
Proteins encoded:
- the Ktl gene encoding BTB/POZ domain-containing protein KCTD12 → MPEQRGEAFAASHPQFGPSSLSVSMSGCDFPSVIELNIGGVLYTTTLKTLVSQPDSQLNAIFTGREPITQDAKGRYFLDRDGVLFRYVLDFLRDGTVVLPECFRERERLKREAEKYALPGLVEAIASESRSRPAGVITVGYRGSFQFGKDGLADVKFRKLSRILVSGRVTLCRDVFGETLNESRDPDHGQSERYTSRFFLKHSFLEQAFDMLIEQGFKLAGSCGSGTAGCGAEPKPGVDAEENRWNHYNEFVFVRE